One Hemiscyllium ocellatum isolate sHemOce1 chromosome 27 unlocalized genomic scaffold, sHemOce1.pat.X.cur. SUPER_27_unloc_25, whole genome shotgun sequence genomic region harbors:
- the LOC132807824 gene encoding zinc finger protein 239-like: protein MEKPWKCGDCGKGFRVPSALETHRRSHTREKPFSCPECGKAFSDSSALLRHRRVHTGKRPFSCPECRKSFSDSSARLRHLRVHTGERPFSCLKCGKTFNDSSALIRHQRLHTGERPFRCPDCGKVFTRSSHLVIHWRVHTGEKPFPCPKCGKAFSDSSDLLAHRRVHTGERPFTCSVCAKCFTRSSDLLKHQRVHTGERPFSCSECGKGFTQASHLLTHRWVHTGERPFTCLECGKGFAVSSSLLTHQRVHTGERPFACPECGQRFTMSCSLNKHQRRHQCSQQSDSAGNTAEGHPQV from the coding sequence atggagaaaccatggaagtgtggcgactgcggGAAAGGTttccgtgtcccgtctgccctggagacacATCGTCGCAGTCACACCAGGGAGAAGCCATTCTCCtgtcctgagtgcgggaaggccttcagtgattcctctgccctgctgaggcaccggcgAGTGCACACagggaagaggcccttcagctgccctgagtgcaggaagagcttcagcgattcctccgccCGGCTGAGGCACTTGCGGgtgcacacaggggagaggcccttcagctgcctcaAGTGTGGGAAGACCTTCAATGATTCCTCCGCCCTGATCAGGCACCAGCGGctgcacacaggggagaggcccttccgcTGCCCCGATTGTGGGAAGGTGTTCACTCGCTCCTCCCACCTCGTGATTcactggcgggtccacaccggtgAGAAGCCCTTCCCCTGCCCCaaatgtgggaaggccttcagcgattcctctgacctgctggcccaccggcgggtccacactggcgagaggccattcacctgctctgtctgCGCGAAGTGCTTCACACGCTCttccgacctgctgaagcaccagcgtgtccacactggggaaaggcccttcagctgctctgagtgcgggaagggctttactCAGGCATCCCACCTGCTGACACACCggtgggtccacactggggagaggccgttcacctgcctcgagtgcgggaagggctttgctGTCTCCTCCAGTCTACTgacgcaccagcgggtccacactggggagaggccgtttgcctgccctgagtgtgggcaGAGGTTCACAATGTCCTGCAGTTTGAACAAGCACCAGCGGAGGCACCAATGCTCCCAACAATCAGATTCTGCCGGTAACACTGCTGAGGGTCACCCCCAGGTCTGA